CTGGTCTCAGGCGAGATGGTTACGGCGATTGCCATGACCGAGCCGGGCGCCGGTTCCGACCTGCAAGGAGTGAAAACCACAGCGGTGCTGGATGGCGATGAGTACGTGATCAACGGTTCGAAAACCTTTATCACCAACGGTTATCTCGCGGACTTGGTGATCGTCGTCGCCAAGACCGATCCGAAGGCCGGCGCCAAAGGCACCAGCCTGTTTCTGGTGGAAGCCGATACACCGGGTTTTGCCAAGGGCAAGCGTCTGGAAAAAGTCGGAATGAAGGCTCAGGACACGTCGGAATTGTTCTTCCAGGACGTACGTGTGCCGAAGGAAAACCTTTTGGGTCAGGCCGGGATGGGGTTCGCTTATCTGATGCAGGAATTGCCGCAGGAACGGCTGACGGTGGCCATTGGCGGACTGGCTTCGGCCGAGGCGGCGCTGCAATGGACGCTGGATTACACCCGCGAGCGCAAAGCGTTCGGCAAGGCGATTGCGGATTTCCAGAACACCCGTTTCAAACTCGCCGAGATGGCCACCGAGATTCAGATTGGCCGGGTTTTTGTCGACAAGTGCCTGGAGTTGCACTTGCAGGGCAAGCTCGATGTGCCGACCGCAGCGATGGCCAAATACTGGGGCACCGACCTGCAATGCAAGGTGCTTGATGAATGCGTGCAGTTGCACGGCGGTTACGGATTTATGTGGGAGTACCCGGTCGCGCGGGCGTGGGCGGATGCGCGGGTGCAGCGGATTTATGCGGGGACCAACGAAATCATGAAGGAGATTATTGCGCGGTCGCTTTGACCTGAGGTGGCTGGACGGGCGCCTTCGCGAGCAAGCTCGCTCCCACATTGATCGCATTCCAATGTGGGAGCGAGCTTGCTCGCGATTGGGGCGATGAATCGATCAAGGCGCCGGGTTCGGATGATCCTTGTGAATCGCTTCAATCCCCGCCAACACTTCATCGGAAAGTTTCAGGTCGAAACTGGCGATGTTGCTGTCGAGTTGCTCCAGCGTGGTCGCGCCAATAATGTTGCTGGTCACGAACGGTTGCTGGGTGACGAAGGCCAACGCCATCTGCGCCGGGTCCAGGCCGTGCTCACGCGCCAAAGCCACGTAACGGCTGCACGCTGCCTCGGATTGCGCATTGAAATAGCGGCTGAAGCGGCTGTAGAGGCTCAGACGACCCTTCGGCGGACGCGCGCCACCTTCGTACTTGCCCGACAGGAAACCAAACGCCAGCGGCGAATAGGCCAGCAAACCGCACTGTTCGCGAATGGCGATTTCCGCCAGGCCGACTTCGAAGCTGCGGTTCAGCAGGTTGTACGGGTTCTGGATCGACACCGCACGCGGCCAGCCACGGGCTTCGGCCAGCGCGAGGAAGCGCATGGTGCCCCACGGCGTTTCGTTGGACAGGCCGATGTGGCGGATTTTGCCGGCCTTGACCTGTTCGTCGAGCGCTTCGAGGGTGTCTTCGAGCGGCGTCAGGTTGGCCTCGATCTTGTGCTTGTAGCCCAACTGGCCGAAGAAATTGGTGCTGCGTTCCGGCCAGTGCAATTGATAGAGATCGATGTAGTCGGTCTGCAGGCGCTTGAGGCTGGCGTCCACGGCTTCGGTGATGTGCTGGCGGTTGTGGCGCAGGTTTTTGTCGCGAATGTAGTCGATGGTGTTGCCCGGGCCGGCGATCTTGCTGGCGAGGATCCAGTCGGCACGATCGCCGCGACTCTTGAAGTAATTGCCGATGTAGCGCTCGGTGGTGGCGTAGGTTTCGGCCTTGGGTGGCACCGGGTACATTTCGGCGGTATCGATGAAATTGATCCCGGCGCTCTTGGCCCGTTCAATCTGGGCGAAGGCTTCAGCCTCGCTGTTTTGCTCGCCCCAGGTCATGGTTCCGAGGCAGATTGCACTCACGTTCAGATCGGTTCGGCCTAGCTGTCGATAATCCATCGGGTGCTCCTTGGGCAAAACAATCATAAAAGCAGGTTGAATATTTTTTCGCAATCTGCATAATTGCCCACCTCTTTATGCAGTGGAAGTGATGCGCCGCCTGCGGAAGAGATCTTGCCGTTGAACGGACGCGCCGACCCGAGCCCCCGATAGCGTCTGTATCCGGCTGCCTTTGACTTGTCAAAGCACGCACTATTCAGTAAGATCCGCCGTCTAATTTACAGGGCGGCCCCTGAGGCTATTAAAGAATGACAACTTTTACTGCAAAACCAGAAACAGTTGTGCGCGACTGGTTTGTCGTCGACGCCGCTGGTCAGACCCTGGGTCGTCTGGCTACCGAAATCGCGAGCCGTCTGCGTGGCAAGCATAAAGCTGAGTACACTCCTCACGTTGACACCGGCGATTACATCGTCGTTATCAATGCCGAGCAGGTTCGTGTAACCG
The window above is part of the Pseudomonas prosekii genome. Proteins encoded here:
- a CDS encoding NADP(H)-dependent aldo-keto reductase, with protein sequence MDYRQLGRTDLNVSAICLGTMTWGEQNSEAEAFAQIERAKSAGINFIDTAEMYPVPPKAETYATTERYIGNYFKSRGDRADWILASKIAGPGNTIDYIRDKNLRHNRQHITEAVDASLKRLQTDYIDLYQLHWPERSTNFFGQLGYKHKIEANLTPLEDTLEALDEQVKAGKIRHIGLSNETPWGTMRFLALAEARGWPRAVSIQNPYNLLNRSFEVGLAEIAIREQCGLLAYSPLAFGFLSGKYEGGARPPKGRLSLYSRFSRYFNAQSEAACSRYVALAREHGLDPAQMALAFVTQQPFVTSNIIGATTLEQLDSNIASFDLKLSDEVLAGIEAIHKDHPNPAP
- a CDS encoding acyl-CoA dehydrogenase family protein; its protein translation is MIPRTLFSSEHELFRDSVRTFLEKEAVPFHGQWEKQGYIDRQLWNKAGEAGMLCSHLPEEYGGLGADFLYSTVVIEEVGRLGLTGIGFSLHSDIVAPYILHYGSEALKHKYLPKLVSGEMVTAIAMTEPGAGSDLQGVKTTAVLDGDEYVINGSKTFITNGYLADLVIVVAKTDPKAGAKGTSLFLVEADTPGFAKGKRLEKVGMKAQDTSELFFQDVRVPKENLLGQAGMGFAYLMQELPQERLTVAIGGLASAEAALQWTLDYTRERKAFGKAIADFQNTRFKLAEMATEIQIGRVFVDKCLELHLQGKLDVPTAAMAKYWGTDLQCKVLDECVQLHGGYGFMWEYPVARAWADARVQRIYAGTNEIMKEIIARSL